The proteins below are encoded in one region of Podarcis raffonei isolate rPodRaf1 chromosome 8, rPodRaf1.pri, whole genome shotgun sequence:
- the PRR19 gene encoding proline-rich protein 19 codes for MNPCSKGEERKETSASSGLPCSSHHLRASPTEQHSIEEKSVRVKRRRTRRERNYVKFGRNATDRIPEQRPNRRTLQKTLPPFWSSQFNTCAKSTPIRPIKGGCVAKPLIITQNRLSQPFGMFNREVKSLNIERLLSPRAEQEVLEITPIQRDSGMEMLLEEEIQSCDADQKSIPSDQLRCSGKDPRGVNKDSTSITQHPVATPGASQPLAAPAVVEFNQEDLETEPFQGNALMDLNEKENVPPVPTAETESGKGKSPVRELAQDLQKLLDLKAIFPGRNLIRETRQAVINILLEQKKTLPDLSALALLKKSAGGCNTETAHADFKSPPDRDQKELGQMSSNDSRNSDQEISLKKRRGQAQFFPSSFSPCPVHTVIRMAEEKTTQREDFRSFVEPQAFSQHSFHLTAVQPHSHLSSAPSQHVNLARSSFAAEEQHLLHDALFRTARRWDQGLGEAFCESRSRQERSEVGSRLHTKKSASKRHCLPFATYDSLGSVNLSVDGKGTSHYFLTDAQQHSCVYELSPDQWNLLEMEPAPFHSPHPSQEPCSCQPLDLGLRPTERAASESQTSFDVLRSIWSPKVPSKGAKLPVSQALGYPCLAHQPATSRELNSEQGQPNEFLQLYSIVPQQHCSSYRQNPPQDRYMLSKHPPHGTGLFSVLAKPRAFCQKVSVEQGRSSNSYHFCGLAEASKRMQRNRDKGCSRSGSQTCDLKRLLQMEEAQQQQLQFFQQLPMSYFPPSEALENRNSPDCALQGHLLGQSTPEPWAFPRMKLY; via the exons ATGAATCCTTGTAGcaagggagaagaaagaaaggagaCTTCAGCCAGCTCTGGCTTACCCTGTTCTTCCCATCACCTGAGAGCATCCCCAACAGAGCAGCATAGCATTGAGGAGAAATCTGTCAGGGTCAAACGCCGCCGAACAAGACGAGAGCGCAACTATGTCAAGTTCGGCAGAAATGCTACCGATAGGATCCCAGAACAAAGGCCCAACCGCAGGACGCTACAGAAGACGCTGCCCCCTTTCTGGAGCTCCCAGTTTAACACCTGTGCTAAGtcgactcccatcagacccatcAAAGGCGGCTGTGTTGCCAAACCTCTGATTATAACGCAGAACAGACTCTCTCAGCCTTTTGGCATGTTTAACAGGGAGGTGAAATCACTTAACATAGAGAGATTGTTGAGCCCCAGAGCTGAGCAAGAGGTCCTGGAGATCACTCCTATACAAAGAGACAGTGGCATGGAGATGTTGCTGGAAGAAGAGATCCAGTCCTGTGATGCTGATCAGAAATCTATTCCCAGCGATCAGTTGAGATGCAGTGGAAAGGACCCACGTGGAGTGAATAAGGACTCTACATCGATTACACAGCATCCTGTGGCCACTCCAGGTGCATCCCAGCCTTTAGCTGCACCTGCGGTTGTGGAGTTCAATCAAGAGGATTTGGAAACTGAACCTTTTCAGGGCAATGCCTTGATGGATTTGAATGAAAAGGAAAACGTCCCTCCTGTCCCCACAGCAGAAACGGAGTCAGGCAAAGGCAAATCTCCAGTAAGGGAATTAGCCCAGGACCTGCAAAAACTCTTGGACCTCAAGGCAATATTCCCTGGGCGTAACTTAATCAGGGAAACACGTCAGGCTGTTATCAATATCCTGCTGGAACAGAAGAAAACACTCCCAGATTTATCTGCCTTGGCGCTGCTCAAGAAGTCTGCAGGTGGTTGTAACACTGAGACGGCCCATGCAG ATTTCAAGAGCCCACCTGACAGGGACCAGAAGGAGTTGGGACAAATGTCTAGCAATGACAGCAGAAACTCTGACCAGGAGATTTCTCTGAAAAAGCGGAGAGGACAAGCACAGTTCTTCCCCAGTAGCTTTTCTCCTTGTCCTGTACATACAGTTATAAGAATG GCAGAAGAGAAGACCACCCAAAGAGAAGACTTCAGATCCTTTGTTGAGCCACAGGCATTTAGCCAGCACAGCTTTCACTTGACAGCAGTTCAGCCACACTCCCATCtttcatctgcaccttcccagcatGTGAATTTAGCCAGGAGCTCCTTTGCTGCAGAGGAACAACATCTTTTGCATGATGCTTTGTTCAGAACTGCTCGGCGTTGGGATCAAGGACTAGGGGAAGCCTTCTGTGAGTCCAGAAGCAGGCAAGAGAGGTCTGAAGTAGGCAGTAGACTACACACAAAGAAGAGTGCTTCCAAAAGGCATTGCCTGCCTTTTGCTACCTATGATTCCTTGGGTTCAGTCAATCTGAGCGTGGATGGCAAAGGCACCAGCCATTACTTCTTGACTGATGCCCAGCAACATTCCTGTGTCTATGAATTAAGCCCAGATCAATGGAATTTACTAGAGATGGAGCCCGCTCCATTCCACAGCCCGCATCCTTCACAGGAGCCGTGCAGTTGCCAGCCTCTGGATTTGGGGCTCAGGCCCACGGAGAGAGCTGCCTCTGAGTCTCAGACATCCTTTGATGTCTTAAGAAGCATCTGGAGCCCTAAAGTGCCCAGTAAGGGAGCCAAACTCCCCGTGTCCCAAGCTCTGGGCTACCCTTGTCTCGCTCACCAGCCAGCCACTTCCAGAGAGCTGAACTCGGAACAAGGGCAGCCAAATGAGTTTCTTCAGCTGTACAGCATCGTCCCTCAGCAGCACTGCTCTTCCTACAGGCAAAACCCTCCGCAAGACAGATATATGCTCAGCAAACACCCACCACACGGGACTGGGTTGTTCTCTGTACTGGCAAAACCCAGAGCCTTCTGCCAGAAAGTCTCTGTAGAGCAAGGGAGAAGCTCAAATAGTTACCACTTCTGCGGACTGGCAGAGGCGTCCAAAAGAATGCaaagaaacagagacaaagggtGCTCCAGATCCGGGAGCCAGACGTGTGATCTGAAGCGGCTGCTTCAAATGGAagaagcccagcagcagcagctgcagttttTCCAGCAGCTGCCTATGTCGTATTTCCCCCCCTCCGAGGCTCTAGAGAACAGGAACTCCCCTGACTGTGCCTTGCAAGGCCACCTGTTGGGACAGTCCACCCCGGAGCCCTGGGCTTTCCCCCGAATGAAGTTGTACTGA